In Streptomyces sclerotialus, one genomic interval encodes:
- a CDS encoding TetR/AcrR family transcriptional regulator, whose amino-acid sequence MYQATVDLVHEIGADKVTIPAVARRAGVNPSSVYRRWGTSSALLADVAAQRREEAKPELLGDLREDLERAAVWTLTDLSRPGGVAFFRAEVAPDVDDRRAGLRECLQRVSARFQAALDAAARRGETTPSLERVLDRVVAPLYFRVVFSIPGTNEEYARALVTELCGSEPAAPRAPGTDTDTDTGTGTRTTTGTSTGTSTRTTTGTGTGTGTGTGQPADE is encoded by the coding sequence GTGTACCAGGCGACGGTCGACCTGGTGCACGAAATCGGCGCCGACAAGGTGACCATCCCCGCGGTGGCGCGCCGCGCCGGCGTCAATCCCAGCTCGGTCTACCGCCGTTGGGGGACATCTTCTGCCCTCTTGGCGGACGTGGCCGCCCAGCGCAGGGAAGAGGCGAAGCCGGAACTGCTCGGTGATCTGCGAGAGGACCTCGAGCGGGCGGCGGTGTGGACTCTTACCGATCTGTCCCGGCCTGGAGGCGTGGCGTTCTTCCGTGCCGAAGTGGCACCGGACGTGGACGACCGCAGGGCCGGATTGCGCGAGTGCTTGCAACGGGTCAGCGCCCGGTTCCAGGCCGCTCTGGACGCCGCGGCCCGGCGAGGCGAGACGACACCCTCGCTGGAACGGGTGCTGGACCGCGTGGTCGCTCCTCTCTATTTCCGGGTGGTCTTCTCAATTCCAGGTACGAACGAGGAGTACGCACGAGCTCTGGTCACCGAGCTGTGCGGCTCAGAACCTGCCGCTCCTCGGGCTCCGGGCACCGACACGGATACGGATACGGGCACGGGCACGAGGACGACCACAGGCACGAGCACGGGCACGAGCACGAGGACGACCACAGGCACAGGCACAGGCACGGGCACGGGCACGGGTCAGCCCGCTGACGAGTAA
- a CDS encoding SDR family NAD(P)-dependent oxidoreductase: MPDYLARWEAHIATLAEFNVVTHGFSRVPGNPKAVVALVSFQDGDDPRAVIRDYMQSEGFRRDMAGFDMSQIERVETLLLDPVDTVQESSAADGEHRRRMAPGGSARLAGKVALITGGARGQGEAEARRFAREGATVYLCDLLAEQGEKVAQEIRRAGGKAHFKVLDVTDPVQWDRVISDIEAEAGHLDILVNNAGTNVRHSLTATSREAWDTILDVNLTGQFLGMQACAPLMERTGGGSIINIGSTAGIMGHPVAAYSSSKWGVRGMTKSAAIDLAAKGIRVNAMHPGVVDTPMMDSGSTLFKNLVSMTALGRAADADEMASAALFLASDDSSFVTGIDLPVDGGFSELAAYGEIWNRINS, encoded by the coding sequence GTGCCTGATTACCTGGCACGGTGGGAGGCTCACATAGCGACGCTGGCCGAGTTCAACGTCGTGACACACGGGTTCTCCCGGGTGCCTGGCAACCCCAAGGCCGTCGTTGCCCTGGTCAGCTTCCAGGACGGAGACGATCCTCGCGCGGTCATCCGCGACTACATGCAAAGTGAAGGATTCCGGCGCGACATGGCAGGCTTTGACATGTCGCAGATCGAACGGGTGGAGACACTCCTCCTCGATCCCGTGGACACGGTTCAGGAGTCGTCCGCAGCAGACGGCGAGCACCGCAGACGCATGGCGCCCGGCGGGAGTGCACGGCTCGCAGGCAAGGTCGCGCTCATCACCGGAGGCGCCCGCGGCCAGGGCGAGGCCGAAGCACGCCGGTTCGCCCGCGAGGGCGCGACCGTCTACCTGTGCGATCTCCTCGCCGAGCAGGGCGAAAAGGTTGCGCAGGAAATCCGCAGGGCTGGGGGCAAGGCTCACTTCAAAGTGCTCGATGTCACCGACCCCGTGCAATGGGACCGGGTGATCAGTGACATCGAAGCGGAGGCGGGCCACCTCGACATCCTCGTCAACAACGCCGGGACCAACGTCCGCCATTCACTCACCGCCACTTCGCGCGAGGCGTGGGACACCATCCTCGACGTCAATCTGACGGGACAGTTCCTCGGTATGCAGGCCTGCGCGCCGTTGATGGAGCGAACAGGCGGCGGAAGCATCATCAATATCGGGTCCACGGCAGGCATCATGGGTCATCCGGTCGCCGCATACTCCTCCTCCAAGTGGGGAGTACGTGGGATGACCAAGTCCGCAGCCATCGATCTCGCCGCGAAGGGGATTCGGGTCAATGCCATGCACCCCGGCGTGGTCGACACCCCGATGATGGATTCGGGAAGCACCCTGTTCAAGAATCTCGTAAGCATGACTGCCCTCGGCCGTGCGGCAGACGCGGATGAGATGGCTTCGGCCGCACTCTTCCTCGCAAGCGATGACTCCAGCTTCGTGACCGGAATCGACTTGCCGGTCGACGGAGGTTTCAGCGAACTCGCCGCTTACGGTGAAATCTGGAACAGAATCAACAGCTGA
- a CDS encoding 3-keto-5-aminohexanoate cleavage protein: protein MLQVCLNGARTREEHRSLPISPSELAAEAARAVAAGAEDIHLHPKDAEGLDSLAPQTVAQAVTAVRGAVPCGVRIGVTTGAWAVPDPAERAALVRSWTTLPDHASVNWHEDGAERVAEALLERGVGVEAGIYSGTQAARRFHASPFPGRVLRVLAEVTDTDAATADRTAAALVAELSLGGVRPTPMLLHGEDGGAWPVLRAAARLGLDTRIGLEDVLTLPDGSLAADNATLVRAARRLQAAQAAGGQ, encoded by the coding sequence ATGCTGCAGGTATGTCTGAACGGGGCGCGAACACGCGAGGAGCACCGGTCTCTGCCCATCTCGCCGAGCGAGCTGGCCGCGGAGGCCGCGCGGGCCGTAGCCGCTGGGGCCGAAGACATTCACCTTCATCCGAAGGACGCCGAGGGGCTCGATTCGCTCGCACCGCAGACGGTCGCGCAGGCGGTCACCGCGGTGCGTGGCGCGGTCCCGTGCGGTGTACGGATCGGGGTGACGACCGGGGCGTGGGCTGTCCCGGACCCGGCAGAACGCGCGGCGCTGGTGCGCTCTTGGACCACGCTGCCCGACCATGCGTCGGTGAACTGGCACGAGGACGGCGCCGAGCGGGTGGCCGAGGCGCTCTTGGAGCGCGGAGTCGGTGTCGAAGCAGGGATCTATTCGGGGACGCAGGCGGCACGCCGGTTCCACGCCTCACCGTTTCCTGGGCGGGTGCTGCGTGTGCTCGCTGAAGTCACCGACACCGACGCGGCTACGGCCGACCGTACTGCCGCTGCGCTGGTGGCGGAGTTGAGCCTGGGTGGGGTTCGGCCGACTCCGATGTTGCTGCATGGGGAAGACGGTGGGGCATGGCCGGTACTGCGGGCGGCCGCCCGGCTGGGGCTGGATACGAGGATCGGCCTGGAGGACGTGCTGACCCTGCCCGACGGCTCCCTCGCAGCCGACAACGCCACGCTCGTACGGGCCGCGCGCCGGCTCCAGGCAGCCCAGGCAGCCGGAGGGCAGTAG
- a CDS encoding nuclear transport factor 2 family protein, whose amino-acid sequence MPQYEAAHELGRNFYAFLAAGDWDGIRTLLTDDVTWTLPGDNTISGTAEGADAVVERAKKIASYGLDFELLHILVSRENMALSLHNTARRGEVRLDEYLSTVCRLRDGKIASIETYLSDVPGMNAFFV is encoded by the coding sequence ATGCCCCAGTACGAAGCCGCCCACGAGCTCGGCAGGAACTTCTACGCCTTCCTTGCCGCCGGTGACTGGGACGGCATCCGGACACTGCTCACCGACGACGTCACCTGGACGCTTCCTGGTGACAACACCATCTCCGGTACGGCGGAAGGCGCCGATGCGGTCGTGGAGCGAGCGAAGAAAATTGCTTCCTACGGTCTCGACTTCGAGCTGCTGCACATTCTGGTCAGCCGCGAGAACATGGCCCTTTCCCTGCACAACACCGCCCGCCGGGGCGAGGTCCGACTGGACGAGTACCTGTCCACCGTCTGCCGGCTGCGCGACGGCAAGATCGCGAGTATCGAGACCTACCTGTCCGACGTCCCCGGCATGAATGCCTTCTTCGTCTGA
- a CDS encoding cysteine hydrolase family protein — translation MSSALLVMDVQRAIVDIADDGSGYLPRLRRAIDGARAADIPVIYVVIALRPGFPEAGTRNRALAAIAQAGLYVEGAPGTEIHPEIAPRPGDVVVTKRRASAFSGSDLDVVLRARGIDSLVLTGIATSAVVLSTLCQANDLDFGLTVLSDACLDTDPEVHRVLIERLFPQWADVVSVDEWVKAITPL, via the coding sequence ATGAGCAGCGCCCTTCTCGTGATGGACGTCCAACGGGCCATCGTGGACATCGCCGACGACGGCTCCGGATATCTGCCACGCCTGCGCAGGGCGATCGACGGGGCCCGGGCGGCGGACATTCCCGTGATCTACGTGGTCATCGCGCTACGTCCCGGCTTCCCGGAAGCCGGTACGCGCAACAGGGCACTCGCCGCCATCGCACAGGCCGGTCTCTACGTCGAGGGCGCCCCAGGCACCGAGATCCACCCCGAGATCGCGCCCCGGCCGGGCGACGTGGTGGTCACCAAAAGGCGGGCGAGCGCGTTCTCGGGTAGCGACCTCGATGTGGTGTTGAGGGCACGCGGTATCGACAGTCTCGTGCTCACCGGCATCGCCACCAGCGCTGTGGTGCTGTCCACCCTGTGCCAGGCGAACGACCTGGACTTCGGCCTCACCGTCCTCTCCGACGCCTGCCTGGACACCGACCCGGAGGTACACAGGGTCCTCATCGAGCGACTGTTCCCGCAGTGGGCGGATGTCGTCAGCGTCGACGAGTGGGTCAAGGCGATCACACCTCTATAG